One genomic window of Scatophagus argus isolate fScaArg1 chromosome 16, fScaArg1.pri, whole genome shotgun sequence includes the following:
- the LOC124072860 gene encoding apoptosis regulator BAX-like, whose amino-acid sequence MASHPGGGDQGSSQDQILELGIVLLKDFIYERVQRHEGTSTAVTRAQLGARELCDPSHKKLAQCLQQIGDELDGNVELQRMISDSALSPSKDVFMKVAREIFSDGKFNWGRVVALFYFACRLVIKALLTQIPDIIRTIISWTMDYLQEHVINWIREQGGWDGIRSYFGTPTWQTVGVFLAGVLTTVLVIRKM is encoded by the exons ATGGCATCACACCCGGGTGGAGGCGACCAAG gaagTAGTCAAGATCAGATACTGGAACTAGGAATTGTTTTGTTGAAAGA TTTCATCTACGAGCGGGTCCAGAGACATGAAGGTACCAGTACAGCTGTGACCAGGGCACAGCTGGGAGCAAGAGAGCTGTGCGATCCAAGCCACAAGAAACTTGCCCAGTGTTTGCAACAGATTGGAGATGAGCTGGATGGCAACGTAGAGCTCCAAAG GATGATAAGTGACTCTGCACTCAGTCCCTCAAAAGACGTGTTTATGAAAGTTGCCCGTGAGATCTTTTCAGATGGAAAGTTCAATTGGGGCAGGGTGGTTGCACTGTTCTACTTTGCCTGTCGACTTGTCATCAAA GCTCTTTTGACCCAAATTCCTGATATCATCAGAACAATAATTAGCTGGACTATGGACTACCTCCAAGAACATGTGATCAACTGGATCAGGGAGCAAGGTGGCTGG GACGGCATTCGTTCCTACTTTGGCACACCAACCTGGCAGACAGTGGGAGTTTTCTTGGCTGGTGTTCTCACCACTGTCCTAGTCATTCGCAAGATGTGA
- the rps11 gene encoding 40S ribosomal protein S11 isoform X2: MADAQTERAYQKQPTIFQNKKRVLVADGGKEVKEKLPRYHKSVGLGFKTPREAIEGTYIDKKCPFTGNVSIRGRILSGVVTKMKMQRTIVIRRDYLHYIRKYNRFEKRHKNMSVHLSPCFRDVTVGDIVTVGECRPLSKTVRFNVLKVTKAAGAKKQFQKF, from the exons ATGGCGGATGCACAA ACCGAGCGGGCTTACCAGAAACAGCCCACCATCTTCCAGAACAAGAAGCGTGTTCTGGTCGCTGATGGTGGAAAGGAGGTCAAGGAAAAGCTCCCCCGGTACCACAAGAGTGTCGGGCTGGGCTTCAAAACCCCAAGAGAG gCTATTGAAGGCACTTACATTGACAAGAAATGccccttcactggaaatgtCTCCATCCGTGGCCGTATCCTCTCTG GTGTGGTGACCAAAATGAAGATGCAGAGGACCATCGTAATCAGACGTGATTACCTGCATTACATCCGCAAGTACAACCGCTTTGAGAAGAGGCACAAGAACATGTCTGTCCACCTGTCACCTTGCTTCAG AGACGTCACAGTTGGAGACATTGTGACCGTTGGAGAGTGCCGACCACTCAGCAAGACCGTAAGATTCAACGTCCTCAAAGTGACAAAGGCTGCTGGAGCCAAGAAGCAGTTCCAGAAATTTTAG
- the rps11 gene encoding 40S ribosomal protein S11 isoform X1, translated as MHKYVQENGVTERAYQKQPTIFQNKKRVLVADGGKEVKEKLPRYHKSVGLGFKTPREAIEGTYIDKKCPFTGNVSIRGRILSGVVTKMKMQRTIVIRRDYLHYIRKYNRFEKRHKNMSVHLSPCFRDVTVGDIVTVGECRPLSKTVRFNVLKVTKAAGAKKQFQKF; from the exons ATGCACAAGTATGTTCAAGAAAACGGCGTG ACCGAGCGGGCTTACCAGAAACAGCCCACCATCTTCCAGAACAAGAAGCGTGTTCTGGTCGCTGATGGTGGAAAGGAGGTCAAGGAAAAGCTCCCCCGGTACCACAAGAGTGTCGGGCTGGGCTTCAAAACCCCAAGAGAG gCTATTGAAGGCACTTACATTGACAAGAAATGccccttcactggaaatgtCTCCATCCGTGGCCGTATCCTCTCTG GTGTGGTGACCAAAATGAAGATGCAGAGGACCATCGTAATCAGACGTGATTACCTGCATTACATCCGCAAGTACAACCGCTTTGAGAAGAGGCACAAGAACATGTCTGTCCACCTGTCACCTTGCTTCAG AGACGTCACAGTTGGAGACATTGTGACCGTTGGAGAGTGCCGACCACTCAGCAAGACCGTAAGATTCAACGTCCTCAAAGTGACAAAGGCTGCTGGAGCCAAGAAGCAGTTCCAGAAATTTTAG
- the map3k14a gene encoding mitogen-activated protein kinase kinase kinase 14 — protein MAVRQRIFNSTSPFSGSSQAELKGSYPSCSVTDQETETEEEEEEGKDSKMGYITHLNPMINKVLTHGTAEQVGKMPLKPSPFIAQAECEAHDSQAFSPSCSKPPFFPRHTSSVSSEHNNVACPSTATIQQPSNSAAQLTPRKKTRKRQKRKGKNKLDKKKERQRHRHRVPSGVPEQESGSVVQILEEFSVGPRSDLSTCCSSSTESSVEHNRGSPLYSRQICISGSSCSPLNWADQVYGLLSTHHSYEQDSDSDCRSGLGNYSLALAGLRGSVSQGDPCYAGPFFKDVERDLREEEDELSGVDSVINEGIIFYNEKIQPVDSEYKEGREYVVTQFIKEGSYGEVHCAQDVNTGFKFAVKKITVKRFFSEEVGAWSALRSPRVVELFGVVREGPNVLLFMDLKSGSLGQLIAERGRLPADLSLHYHSQVLTALEYLVKKKVAHLDIKADNVLLSEDGRDTFLCDFGHAERLDNQGQSLSGSKDLKGSETHMAPEIVKGEPRGAKADVWSSCCMLLHMLSGCQPWTRYYTCRLYLKIANEPPPLREIPPDCSPLTAEVIKAGLHKDPAKRASASDLKEKTVQALKEVGGLTSSVRGPYAKPLYFPNKPPDPLQTNSSVYYEDEEKYKESIEKVITEGRKTRNLGDEDEEKEAESTRSPPFCPQTLISEPNHKRSNKITTVPELELRKLERDFYLSSLSQLHSAEMQQQLLSCLSSDPYSNWELWDKKDSGRWSLSPGDDFSSGVFSYNSQPDVQVFSVDLLCNAQLPPPCCFEGVDVCIRDFNRRSIRIRETRRVKVGHIATGISDQISERVFTLETQQGEQVAHDEEIQESGLELCCVPAPDFSSAWTWRIRDGVLETR, from the exons ATGGCGGTGAGGCAAAGGATATTTAACTCAACATCACCGTTCTCCGGGTCATCCCAGGCTGAGCTGAAGGGGTCATACCCATCCTGCTCAGTCACTGACCAGGAGacggagacggaggaggaggaagaggagggaaaggacAGCAAAATGGGCTACATAACACACCTGAACCCTATGATAAATAAGGTCCTAACGCATGGGACTGCAGAGCAAGTGGGAAAAATGCCACTGAAGCCCTCACCTTTCATTGCTCAAGCTGAAT GTGAAGCCCATGACTCCCAAGCGTTTAGTCCATCCTGTTCAAAACCTCCCTTTTTTCCCCGCCACACCAGCAG TGTTTCCTCAGAGCACAACAATGTTGCGTGCCCATCCACAGCCACCATCCAGCAGCCGAGCAACTCTGCAGCACAGCTCACCCCAAGAAAGAAGaccaggaagagacagaaacgCAAGGGGAAGAATAAACTCGATaagaagaaggagaggcagCGGCACAGACATCGAGTGCCTTCCGGAGTTCCTGAACAGGAGAGCGGTTCTGTGGTTCAGATCCTG GAGGAGTTTTCTGTTGGACCGAGAAGCGACCTCAGTACTTGTTGCAGTAGCAGCACCGAAAGCTCAGTAGAACACAATAGAGGGTCTCCTCTCTACAGCCGACAGATCTGCATCTCAGGCTCCAGCTGCTCTCCTCTGAACTGGGCGGACCAGGTCTACGGCCTCCTCTCCACTCACCATTCCTATGAGCAGGACAGCGACTCAGACTGCCGCAGCGGTCTGGGAAACTATTCGCTGGCCCTCGCTGGCCTCCGAGGCAGCGTCAGTCAGGGGGATCCATGCTACGCGGGGCCCTTTTTCAAAGATGTTGAGAGGGATctaagagaggaggaagatgagctCTCAGGAGTTGATTCTGTCATCAACGAGGGGATAATCTTTTACAATGAA AAAATCCAGCCGGTGGACTCTGAATACAAGGAAGGGAGGGAGTACGTCGTCACACAGTTTATCAAGGAAGGCTCCTACGGTGAAGTACACTGTGCTCAAGACGTCAACACAGGCTTCAAATTTGCTGTCAAAAAG ATCACCGTGAAGAGGTTCTTCAGCGAGGAGGTGGGTGCGTGGAGTGCCCTCAGATCTCCTCGTGTGGTGGAACTCTTTGGAGTGGTCAGAGAGGGGCCTAATGTCTTGCTTTTCATGGACCTCAAATCTG GCTCCCTGGGCCAGCTGATAGCTGAGCGTGGCCGGCTGCCAGCGGACCTGAGTCTTCACTACCACTCGCAAGTCTTAACAGCCCTGGAGTACCTGGTGAAGAAAAAAGTGGCACATTTAGACATTAAAG CTGACAATGTGCTGCTGTCGGAGGATGGCAGGGACACCTTCCTGTGTGACTTTGGACACGCAGAGAGACTCGATAATCAGGGACAGAGCCTGAGTGGGTCCAAAG ACCTGAAGGGCTCAGAGACCCACATGGCCCCTGAGATTGTAAAAGGGGAACCCCGCGGAGCCAAAGCAGATGTGTGGAGCAGCTGCTGTATGcttctgcacatgctcagtgggTGTCAACCTTGGACAAGATACTACACCTGTAGACTTTACCTGAAG ATTGCCAACGAGCCTCCCCCTCTGAGAGAGATCCCACCTGACTGTAGCCCTCTCACAGCTGAAGTTATCAAGGCGGGACTTCACAAGGATCCTGCTAAGAGAGCATCAGCATCTGACCTCAAAGAAAAAACTGTCCAAGCTCTGAAAGAAG TGGGAGGACTCACCAGCTCAGTGAGGGGGCCCTATGCAAAGCCCCTGTATTTTCCCAACAAACCTCCTGACCCCCTGCAAACGAACAGCAGTGTTTActatgaggatgaggagaaataTAAAGAATCTATTGAGAAGGTGATCACAGAAGGGAGAAAGACGAGGAACCTgggtgatgaagatgaagagaaggAGGCTGAGTCGACGCGAAGCCCGCCTTTCTGTCCACAAACGCTGATCTCTGAGCCAAACCACAAGAGGAGCAACAAGATCACCACTGTGCCTGAACTTGAGCTACGTAAACTGGAGCGAG ATTTTTACCTGAGCAGTTTGTCCCAGCTTCACTCTGCtgagatgcagcagcagctcttgtCTTGTCTCAGCAGTGACCCGTATTCCAACTGGGAGCTGTGGGACAAAAAG GACTCTGGCCGCTGGTCGCTGAGCCCAGGAGACGATTTTAGTTCTGGTGTCTTCTCCTACAACAGTCAGCCAGATGTGCAGGTTTTCAGTGTGGATTTGCTATGTAACGCACAACTACCACCACCCTGCTGTTTCGAAG GGGTGGATGTCTGCATTAGAGACTTCAATAGGAGAAGCATCCGCATCAGAGAGACTCGCCGGGTGAAGGTGGGCCACATCGCCACTGGGATCAGTGATCAG ATCTCAGAGAGGGTTTTCACCTTGGAAACTCAGCAGGGCGAGCAGGTTGCTCACGATGAGGAGATACAGGAGTCTGGTCTAGAGCTCTGCTGTGTTCCTGCTCcagacttcagctctgcctggACGTGGAGGATCAGAGACGGGGTGCTGGAGACGAGATAG